A single genomic interval of Helianthus annuus cultivar XRQ/B chromosome 6, HanXRQr2.0-SUNRISE, whole genome shotgun sequence harbors:
- the LOC110864285 gene encoding 14 kDa proline-rich protein DC2.15 isoform X2: MASRALATTAFLLTLNLLFFTLVTSTSCPPPPSTPKPNKHHHKATCPKDTLKLGVCANVLNDLVHLVVGTPPKTPCCSLLGDLVDLEAAVCLCTAIKANVLGINLDVPVSLSLLLNYCGK; encoded by the coding sequence ATGGCTTCAAGGGCTTTGGCAACAACTGCTTTCCTACTCACCCTTAACCTTCTCTTCTTCACTCTCGTAACTTCAACTTCTTGCCCGCCACCACCAAGCACTCCTAAGCCAAATAAACATCACCACAAAGCAACTTGCCCTAAAGACACCCTCAAGTTAGGTGTGTGTGCTAATGTTCTCAACGACTTGGTTCACTTAGTCGTTGGTACACCACCAAAGACTCCTTGTTGCAGCCTCCTCGGTGACCTCGTTGATCTTGAGGCTGCAGTCTGCCTTTGCACCGCAATCAAAGCAAATGTATTGGGTATCAACCTCGACGTGCCAGTTTCGTTGAGCTTGTTGCTTAACTATTGTGGAAAGTGA
- the LOC110864285 gene encoding 14 kDa proline-rich protein DC2.15 isoform X1: MASRALATTAFLLTLNLLFFTLVTSTSCPPPPSTPKPNKHHHKATCPKDTLKLGVCANVLNDLVHLVVGTPPKTPCCSLLGDLVDLEAAVCLCTAIKANVLGINLDVPVSLSLLLNYCGKKKVPQGFQCA, from the coding sequence ATGGCTTCAAGGGCTTTGGCAACAACTGCTTTCCTACTCACCCTTAACCTTCTCTTCTTCACTCTCGTAACTTCAACTTCTTGCCCGCCACCACCAAGCACTCCTAAGCCAAATAAACATCACCACAAAGCAACTTGCCCTAAAGACACCCTCAAGTTAGGTGTGTGTGCTAATGTTCTCAACGACTTGGTTCACTTAGTCGTTGGTACACCACCAAAGACTCCTTGTTGCAGCCTCCTCGGTGACCTCGTTGATCTTGAGGCTGCAGTCTGCCTTTGCACCGCAATCAAAGCAAATGTATTGGGTATCAACCTCGACGTGCCAGTTTCGTTGAGCTTGTTGCTTAACTATTGTGGAAA
- the LOC110864284 gene encoding 14 kDa proline-rich protein DC2.15 has translation MASRALATTAFLLTLNLLFFTLVTSTKTPKACPPPPPPPCPPSSTPSTPSSPPKATCPKDTLKLGVCANLLNDLVHLVVGTPPKTPCCTLIEGLVDLEAAVCLCTAIKANVLGINLNVPVSLSLLLNYCGKKVPTGFQCA, from the coding sequence ATGGCTTCAAGGGCTTTAGCAACAACAGCTTTTCTCCTTACCTTGAACCTACTATTCTTCACTTTAGTAACATCCACCAAAACCCCGAAAGCCtgcccaccgccaccaccgccaccatgcCCACCCTCATCAACGCCCTCTACACCTTCGAGCCCTCCCAAAGCCACTTGTCCAAAAGACACTCTCAAGTTGGGTGTATGTGCTAACTTACTCAATGACCTTGTCCACCTAGTCGTCGGAACCCCGCCAAAGACACCATGCTGCACTCTCATAGAGGGTCTTGTGGACCTTGAGGCTGCTGTTTGCCTTTGCACTGCCATCAAAGCTAATGTGTTGGGAATCAACCTTAATGTGCCGGTCTCATTGAGCCTGTTGCTTAACTACTGTGGAAAGAAGGTTCCCACCGGCTTCCAATGTGCTTAG